The Bacteroidota bacterium DNA segment TTCACAGGCCGTTACCGTGAGCCAGGTACTGTCATTACCATCACAACAGATAATTATTTCGTTAATGACAACCAGGTCATCTGCACGAGGGTAATTGAAAATGAGGGCCGGAATGAAAGTGGTTTTCTGACATTTTCAATACATGTTGAAGGAAGCATCATTTTAGCAAACAATCAGGGTACGCTGAATTGGACGACATATAAAAACAAAAAATGGATTGAAGGAGAATTCACACCCAGATTAAGGGATGACGTCTACCTTATTACAGGGACAGCGACGGGGACCAGGCCATCCGGAATGATATTTACAAAAGCGATCATTAAGCCATTACGTAAAGAGCTATCGTGCAGATATTTTGTCAGTGGCACAGTGGAAATCATCCCTGAAGGAAGACCGACGCGGTTACTGGATTATGGCGACGGCATATGCGACGATCAGGCAACAGTGACCATCAAAGGGAGAACGTTCACGATTACATTGCATTAAAACAGATGGGATAAAAATGGAAGAGGGTGTCTCAAAAGCGAGGCACCCATTTTTTTATTCCGGAATGACTACAGGGAAATCATATTCAAAGTCGGTATGGACCGGATGCTTCAAAATATGAGATAAGAAATCAGAAAATGTTTCGGTGAATCTGAATGTGTTGACATCATAATATTCTTCAGGCAGTTCCCTGTTACCGATCTTACCCATATCAATAGAGCCTGTGTTGAATTCCTCAAGTTGCTCATAGGGAACAACTTTGCTCATCACGGGCATCTGACCATAATCTTCCCTGAGTAAAAGATCAACCACCTTATCAGCGAGGGTCATGGTCAGGCGGCGGTCATATTCCCTGCAATCACCGGAGCGGGCATAATATCCGGTGATCTGAGCACGGGCTTCAATTTTCAATTTATTATAAATTTCCGATGCGACAATGCCGCTTATCCCACCAAACCGGGGATGACCATATTCATCTACTTCTGAACTTGCATATACAAAATCCACTTGATCTTTCAGATCGTTGTACCATCTCACACCTTCAGCAACAGCGATGATGAGTGTCTTTTTAGGTGATTTCAGATAAGATTCCTTGACGGTTTCAAGGAAGAATTCCTTACGTTCCCTGGTCATTTGAAATTCCGGTACCAGTGCCAGGTCACAGCCACCAAAGACAGCGCTACCTGTTAACCAACCGGCGTCACGGCCCATTACCTCAAGAACGATGATCCGGGAATGCGATTCGGCTGTTGTTTTGATCCGGGCTGTAAATTCAGCAATAGCCGCTGCTGCGGAAGGAAATCCCGGACAAAGCACCGCCTCAATGGTTTTATCATTGAAATTATGCATAGTCCTGGTGCGAAGATCATTGTCGATAGTTTTAGGGAATCCTATTACGGGAATGCCTTCAGTTTCATACAATCGTTTGGCGGCACCATTTGTGTCATCACCTCCAATAGTCACCAGAACATCAATTTTATACCGCTCGAGGTTCTTTAAAATCTGGGGTACACGACTTTCAGGATTTTGTTTGGATGGAAAAGGATTGGTTCTGCTGGACCGCAGGGCTGTACCGCCGTACCATCCATTATAGGACTGGTGGCTCAGGTCCACAACATCACCATCTCCCAATAATCCTTTCCAGCCATGCCTGACGCCATAAACTTTAAAACCCAACAGAGAGGCCCTGTTTCGGATAGATTCAATACTCGAATTGATAGCCGGGGTATCACCGCCACCAGATAATATGGCCAGTGTCTTCCTGCTGAAAAGCTTTTCCTGCTTTTTCATATTTGAAATGATTATTCATGAGGTTGTACAAAAATAGAATTATTTTGGAAACTAACCATATAAGCAAGGCTCTTATTCTGTTTCATGCATTGAAGATCAATTACTTTCGCATAATACTTTTATTTTCCGCCGGAAAGTTATAACTTCGAATGCTTTTATTCTGGTTCTATTTATTCTGTCCTTTTTCAGACAGAGTTTTGTTTTTTTATGTGGACTTACCTGGTTAGATTCATCTTAAGGAACCGTTTGGTCAACATCATCATTATCCTGTTGATAACCGCCTTCATGGGATATAGGGCCCATGATGTTGAAATCACTTATGAATTGACCAGTATGCTCCCTTCAAGTGATTCAACCTACATCAAATACCAGCAGTTTAAAAAAACTTTTGGTGAAGACGGAGCAGTGCTGTTTATTGGGCTTAAAGATGAAGGGATTTTTGATCTGGATTGTTTCAATAGCATGTACGACCTTTCGAATGACATTAAAAATATAGATGGAGTCCAGGAGGTTCTATCACTTGGAAGGTTCTATAATCTGGTAAAAAATGATTCCACAAAGGCTTTTGACCTGAGACCTGTTGTATTGAGAAAACCCTCTTCGCAAGAGGAACTTGATAGCATAAAACAGGTTATCATTTCACTCCCTTTTTATGACGGTATCCTTTTCTGCAGGGAAACCCGTGCAACCCTTATTGCAGTGACTCTCGACAAGGACAAATTGAACTCCAAGAAAAGGATTTCGGTTGTCCATGAAATAAAAGCAAAAGCCGACAAATTCGGTACGACATATAACATAAAACTTCACTATTCAGGTCTGCCATATATCAGGACAATCAATGTACAGAAAGTTGAACGGGAATTAAAGCTTTTCATCCTGCTGGCTATGGTCATAGCTTCAGTCATCCTTTTTATCTTTTTCAGATCGTTCAAAGCCGTCATATTCCCTATGATTATCGTGATCATAAGCTTAATATGG contains these protein-coding regions:
- a CDS encoding 6-phosphofructokinase codes for the protein MKKQEKLFSRKTLAILSGGGDTPAINSSIESIRNRASLLGFKVYGVRHGWKGLLGDGDVVDLSHQSYNGWYGGTALRSSRTNPFPSKQNPESRVPQILKNLERYKIDVLVTIGGDDTNGAAKRLYETEGIPVIGFPKTIDNDLRTRTMHNFNDKTIEAVLCPGFPSAAAAIAEFTARIKTTAESHSRIIVLEVMGRDAGWLTGSAVFGGCDLALVPEFQMTRERKEFFLETVKESYLKSPKKTLIIAVAEGVRWYNDLKDQVDFVYASSEVDEYGHPRFGGISGIVASEIYNKLKIEARAQITGYYARSGDCREYDRRLTMTLADKVVDLLLREDYGQMPVMSKVVPYEQLEEFNTGSIDMGKIGNRELPEEYYDVNTFRFTETFSDFLSHILKHPVHTDFEYDFPVVIPE